A genomic segment from Daphnia pulex isolate KAP4 chromosome 5, ASM2113471v1 encodes:
- the LOC124194768 gene encoding skin secretory protein xP2-like isoform X3: MFKVNMNSLKCFLLFALVLINGTDAGRKGGRGGGYGGGMSGGYGGSSGGGYGGSSGGGGYGGSSGGGVSYGGSAPRPMAYSPPVQQHAPAPRPASAPSHGGYGAGSTGSAPIHIHIHAPAPAPAMAPHRPAPAAPRRPAPAAPHRPAPMASYGGGQGGQAGYGGSSGGHAPSMAQSHQPAPAQSYQSAPAPMAQSYQSAPMASHQPLPAPMPHQSAPMSSYGGGHTAPSAPSYQSAPAPMPQQPAPMPSYGGGPSAQSYQSAPMVSHQQAPAPMPHQPAPMASYGGGGGHAAPMAHSQPSAPVESYGASSQSGGGY; encoded by the exons ATGTTTAAG GTTAATATGAACTCGTTGAAATGTTTTCTGCTGTTTGCCCTGGTGCTAATCAATGGCACTGACGCtggaagaaaaggaggaagag GTGGAGGATACGGTGGTGGTATGTCAGGAGGCTACGGTGGAAGCAGTGGAG gaggctaCGGCGGAAGCAGCGGCGGAGGAGGCTACGGCGGAAGCAGTGGAG GCGGAGTCAGCTATGGAGGTTCGGCTCCTCGTCCCATGGCTTATTCCCCTCCTGTACAACAACACGCTCCAGCTCCAAGACCGGCTTCTGCTCCTTCTCACGGAGGCTATGGGGCAGGATCGACTGGAAGTGCTCCAATTCATATTCATATTCACGCCCCTGCTCCCGCTCCTGCTATGGCACCTCACCGTCCGGCCCCTGCTGCACCCCGTCGACCGGCCCCTGCTGCACCCCATCGACCTGCTCCAATGGCCTCTTACGGCGGAGGTCAAGGAGGCCAAGCTGGATACGGAGGATCATCAGGTGGCCATGCTCCTTCAATGGCCCAGTCCCATCAACCAGCCCCAGCACAATCGTACCAATCAGCTCCAGCCCCAATGGCTCAATCCTATCAATCAGCCCCAATGGCTTCTCATCAACCACTTCCTGCCCCAATGCCCCACCAATCGGCCCCGATGTCATCTTACGGAGGTGGTCATACGGCTCCATCAGCTCCATCCTATCAATCAGCCCCTGCTCCAATGCCCCAACAACCGGCCCCAATGCCATCTTACGGTGGTGGTCCATCAGCTCAATCCTATCAATCAGCCCCAATGGTATCTCACCAGCAAGCTCCTGCTCCAATGCCCCATCAACCAGCCCCAATGGCATCTtatggtggtggcggtggtcaTGCTGCCCCAATGGCCCATTCTCAGCCATCAGCCCCAGTTGAGTCTTACGGCGCTTCTTCCCAGTCCGGAGGAGGGTATTAG
- the LOC124194768 gene encoding skin secretory protein xP2-like isoform X2 has protein sequence MFKVNMNSLKCFLLFALVLINGTDAGRKGGRGGGYGGGMSGGYGGSSGGGYGGSSGGGGGYGGSSGGGVSYGGSAPRPMAYSPPVQQHAPAPRPASAPSHGGYGAGSTGSAPIHIHIHAPAPAPAMAPHRPAPAAPRRPAPAAPHRPAPMASYGGGQGGQAGYGGSSGGHAPSMAQSHQPAPAQSYQSAPAPMAQSYQSAPMASHQPLPAPMPHQSAPMSSYGGGHTAPSAPSYQSAPAPMPQQPAPMPSYGGGPSAQSYQSAPMVSHQQAPAPMPHQPAPMASYGGGGGHAAPMAHSQPSAPVESYGASSQSGGGY, from the exons ATGTTTAAG GTTAATATGAACTCGTTGAAATGTTTTCTGCTGTTTGCCCTGGTGCTAATCAATGGCACTGACGCtggaagaaaaggaggaagag GTGGAGGATACGGTGGTGGTATGTCAGGAGGCTACGGTGGAAGCAGTGGAG GAGGCTACGGCGGAAGCAgcggtggaggaggaggctaCGGCGGAAGCAGCGG AGGCGGAGTCAGCTATGGAGGTTCGGCTCCTCGTCCCATGGCTTATTCCCCTCCTGTACAACAACACGCTCCAGCTCCAAGACCGGCTTCTGCTCCTTCTCACGGAGGCTATGGGGCAGGATCGACTGGAAGTGCTCCAATTCATATTCATATTCACGCCCCTGCTCCCGCTCCTGCTATGGCACCTCACCGTCCGGCCCCTGCTGCACCCCGTCGACCGGCCCCTGCTGCACCCCATCGACCTGCTCCAATGGCCTCTTACGGCGGAGGTCAAGGAGGCCAAGCTGGATACGGAGGATCATCAGGTGGCCATGCTCCTTCAATGGCCCAGTCCCATCAACCAGCCCCAGCACAATCGTACCAATCAGCTCCAGCCCCAATGGCTCAATCCTATCAATCAGCCCCAATGGCTTCTCATCAACCACTTCCTGCCCCAATGCCCCACCAATCGGCCCCGATGTCATCTTACGGAGGTGGTCATACGGCTCCATCAGCTCCATCCTATCAATCAGCCCCTGCTCCAATGCCCCAACAACCGGCCCCAATGCCATCTTACGGTGGTGGTCCATCAGCTCAATCCTATCAATCAGCCCCAATGGTATCTCACCAGCAAGCTCCTGCTCCAATGCCCCATCAACCAGCCCCAATGGCATCTtatggtggtggcggtggtcaTGCTGCCCCAATGGCCCATTCTCAGCCATCAGCCCCAGTTGAGTCTTACGGCGCTTCTTCCCAGTCCGGAGGAGGGTATTAG
- the LOC124194012 gene encoding sodium-dependent nutrient amino acid transporter 1-like, with translation MVKKSSGSVSEGDHQRNNMDRGRSNTAFEQEEDDGRLSSSTPVRNPPKARQRQQVRDPSSANNEFNNAAFEQDDDQQSITPPPPYPSEPITADGQVSPMAMEDAKTTERETWGSPLEFLLSCIAMSVGLGNVWRFPYTAYKNGGGAFLIPYIIVLLFIGKPLYFLEMAMGQFSSYGSVKVWEIVPILKGVGYGQALATWFVVTYYCVLIAITLFYFFSSFQTILPWTVCDLSWLSADNCYNSSADTNLTTFNISGLKSSSDIYFREEVMKKMDSIDDGIGLPDWKLSLCLLLAWIIICAILMKGVASSGKVAYFTALFPYVVLVTLLVRGVTLEGASDGILYFIRPDWPKLLDASTWYAAVTQCFFSLSVGFGPIVMFSSYNPFRHNIYRDAVIISLMDTFTSFLAGITIFSILGNLAHESGKNVTDVVSAGTGLAFVSYPDAIAKFQYVPQFFAVMFFLMLLTLGIGSAVSLTGCVVTIICDDFPHWKRWLVVTGICLIGFISGLVYVTPGGLIVLDIVDYFGGGFIIFLMATIETIGICWIYGLNRFVRDIEFMLGIKLSAYWKITWAYIIPAVLVFIFCYAMGTYTPLKDGDYVYPAAATGAGWFLAAIAVLQVPLWAAIVIYRQENCSNLFERIMSSIKQTDHWGPKNPAHRLEWKKFQMEKPHHHTSYSARLWVPKIPSRMTYDVSTCNNNPLPAKDASHQRTKVTSAPHSRSTFENEIAD, from the exons ATGGTGAAGAAAAGTAGCGGATCCGTTTCAGAAGGAGATCACCAAAGGAATAACATG GATCGAGGTAGAAGTAATACGGCGTTCGAGCAGGAAGAGGATGACGGCCGTCTTTCTTCCAGCACACCTGTGCGGAATCCGCCGAAAGCTCGACAACGCCAGCAAGTCCGCGATCCATCGTCGGCTAATAATGAATTCAACAACGCCGCTTTCGAACAGGATGACGACCAACAATCCATCACTCCGCCGCCACCTTATCCGAGCGAGCCGATCACCGCCGATGGACAG GTGTCGCCAATGGCGATGGAGGATGCCAAGACCACCGAAAGAGAAACGTGGGGCAGTCCGCTGGAATTCTTACTGTCATGCATCGCCATGTCCGTCGGCTTAG GCAATGTTTGGCGTTTCCCTTACACGGCGTACAAGAATGGCGGCGGTGCGTTCCTCATCCCTTACATCATTGTGCTGCTCTTCATTGGCAAGCCATTGTATTTTCTGGAAATGGCCATGGGTCAATTCTCCAGTTATGGATCTGTCAAGGTCTGGGAGATTGTGCCCATTCTAAAAG GTGTCGGGTACGGTCAAGCGTTAGCGACGTGGTTCGTCGTGACCTACTACTGCGTCCTTATCGCCATCAcgctcttttactttttttcgtcCTTCCAAACGATTTTGCCTTGGACGGTCTGCGACCTGAGTTGGCTCTCGGCCGACAACTGCTACAACAGCAGCGCAGACACCAACCTGACCACCTTTAACATTTCGGGGCTCAAATCCTCGTCCGACATTTACTTCAG AGAAGAGGTAATGAAGAAGATGGATTCAATCGACGATGGAATTGGTTTACCCGACTGGAAACTGTCATTGTGCCTACTTCTGGCTTGGATTATTATCTGTGCTATCCTCATGAAAGGG GTGGCATCGTCTGGAAAGGTCGCTTATTTCACCGCTCTATTCCCCTACGTTGTGCTGGTTACTTTGCTGGTGCGCGGAGTGACGCTGGAAGGCGCTTCTGATGGCATCCTCTACTTTATCCGTCCCGACTGGCCGAAACTGCTTGACGCCAgt ACCTGGTATGCGGCTGTGACGCAGTGCTTCTTTTCCCTGTCGGTGGGCTTTGGCCCCATCGTCATGTTCTCCAGCTACAACCCATTCCGGCACAATATTTACAG GGACGCTGTTATCATCAGCTTAATGGATACCTTCACTAGTTTCCTTGCCGGCATAACCATCTTCTCCATTCTGGGTAATCTGGCTCACGAATCCGGGAAAAACGTGACAGACGTCGTCTCGGCTGGAACCGGCTTGGCATTCGTCAGCTATCCCGATGCAATCGCTAAATTCCAATACGTCCCTCAA TTCTTTGCCGTCATGTTCTTCCTGATGTTGCTCACGCTCGGGATCGGAAGTGCCGTGTCGCTGACCGGATGCGTCGTCACCATCATCTGCGATGATTTCCCGCACTGGAAGCGATGGCTAGTCGTCACTGGAATTTGTCTCATTGGATTTATTTCGGGATTAGTTTACGTCACTCCC GGTGGACTGATCGTGCTGGACATTGTCGATTACTTTGGTGGCggtttcatcattttcctgATGGCCACTATCGAAACGATTGGCATCTGTTGGATATACGGACTCAACCGGTTCGTCCGCGATATTGAATTCATGCTAGGCATCAAGCTGAGCGCTTACTGGAAAATTACCTGGGCTTACATCATTCCGGCTGTCTTGGTCTTCATTTTCTGCTACGCCATGGGCACCTACACTCCATTGAAAGATGGCGACTATGTCTATCCCGCGGCAGCTACCG GTGCCGGATGGTTTCTAGCGGCTATAGCAGTCCTTCAAGTCCCTCTGTGGGCCGCAATCGTGATTTACCGCCAGGAGAATTGCAGTAATCTCTTCGAG CGCATTATGAGCAGTATCAAGCAGACGGACCACTGGGGCCCCAAGAATCCGGCCCATCGCCTAGAGTGGAAGAAattccaaatggaaaaaccCCATCACCACACCTCCTATTCGGCTCGATTGTGGGTCCCGAAAATCCCGTCACGAATGACCTACGACGTCTCCACTTGCAACAACAATCCGCTACCGGCCAAGGATGCCAGTCACCAGCGTACCAAAGTGACTTCAGCTCCCCATTCGCGCTCAACGTTCGAGAACGAAATCGCCGATTAA
- the LOC124194768 gene encoding skin secretory protein xP2-like isoform X4, translated as MFKVNMNSLKCFLLFALVLINGTDAGRKGGRGGGYGGGMSGGYGGSSGGGVSYGGSAPRPMAYSPPVQQHAPAPRPASAPSHGGYGAGSTGSAPIHIHIHAPAPAPAMAPHRPAPAAPRRPAPAAPHRPAPMASYGGGQGGQAGYGGSSGGHAPSMAQSHQPAPAQSYQSAPAPMAQSYQSAPMASHQPLPAPMPHQSAPMSSYGGGHTAPSAPSYQSAPAPMPQQPAPMPSYGGGPSAQSYQSAPMVSHQQAPAPMPHQPAPMASYGGGGGHAAPMAHSQPSAPVESYGASSQSGGGY; from the exons ATGTTTAAG GTTAATATGAACTCGTTGAAATGTTTTCTGCTGTTTGCCCTGGTGCTAATCAATGGCACTGACGCtggaagaaaaggaggaagag GTGGAGGATACGGTGGTGGTATGTCAGGAGGCTACGGTGGAAGCAGTGGAG GCGGAGTCAGCTATGGAGGTTCGGCTCCTCGTCCCATGGCTTATTCCCCTCCTGTACAACAACACGCTCCAGCTCCAAGACCGGCTTCTGCTCCTTCTCACGGAGGCTATGGGGCAGGATCGACTGGAAGTGCTCCAATTCATATTCATATTCACGCCCCTGCTCCCGCTCCTGCTATGGCACCTCACCGTCCGGCCCCTGCTGCACCCCGTCGACCGGCCCCTGCTGCACCCCATCGACCTGCTCCAATGGCCTCTTACGGCGGAGGTCAAGGAGGCCAAGCTGGATACGGAGGATCATCAGGTGGCCATGCTCCTTCAATGGCCCAGTCCCATCAACCAGCCCCAGCACAATCGTACCAATCAGCTCCAGCCCCAATGGCTCAATCCTATCAATCAGCCCCAATGGCTTCTCATCAACCACTTCCTGCCCCAATGCCCCACCAATCGGCCCCGATGTCATCTTACGGAGGTGGTCATACGGCTCCATCAGCTCCATCCTATCAATCAGCCCCTGCTCCAATGCCCCAACAACCGGCCCCAATGCCATCTTACGGTGGTGGTCCATCAGCTCAATCCTATCAATCAGCCCCAATGGTATCTCACCAGCAAGCTCCTGCTCCAATGCCCCATCAACCAGCCCCAATGGCATCTtatggtggtggcggtggtcaTGCTGCCCCAATGGCCCATTCTCAGCCATCAGCCCCAGTTGAGTCTTACGGCGCTTCTTCCCAGTCCGGAGGAGGGTATTAG
- the LOC124195092 gene encoding uncharacterized protein LOC124195092 has translation MCKVPNSIKVLLLFGLILGQHMAEGALKKFKGKRRGGPPKHGLQLGGKKYKSGTHNSGTREYDSPSQVLAPQPLTAYSSSKLHLASVPIMPLPSPHYSRTGYEVWNAGTAGSEHGRAIWHGNNPRVYGHGTHAYGPPQVHLSPEDLIIRPEEPSAWTRDGPAINRIIDGPSPTGRPIQTVYGLESDSISPGGNNKVGKLLALAIAYSYGVPTLPKIKSLLEQDM, from the exons ATGTGCAAG GTTCCCAATTCTATCAAAGTGCTTCTATTGTTTGGACTTATACTGGGCCAACACATGGCTGAAGGAGCATTGAAAAAgtttaaaggaaaaagaagag GTGGACCACCCAAACACGGACTGCAGTTAGGTGGTAAAAAATACAAGAGTGGAACTCACAACAGCG GTACCAGAGAATACGATTCTCCTTCGCAAGTGCTTGCCCCTCAACCGCTGACAGCTTATTCGTCATCTAAATTACACTTAGCCTCGGTTCCCATCATGCCACTTCCTTCTCCGCATTACTCCAGAACCGGCTATGAAGTGTGGAATGCTGGAACTGCAGGAAGTGAACATGGGAGAGCAATATGGCATGGGAACAATCCGCGTGTCTATGGTCACGGAACACACGCTTACGGCCCACCGCAAGTGCACCTTTCGCCAGAAGATCTTATCATCCGCCCGGAAGAGCCTAGTGCCTGGACAAGAGATGGTCCAGCAATTAATCGAATTATTGACGGCCCCAGCCCTACGGGAAGACCCATACAAACCGTATATGGTCTTGAATCCGATTCGATTTCGCCGGGAGGAAATAACAAAGTTGGTAAGCTGTTGGCTCTAGCAATCGCCTATTCTTACGGCGTCCCTACACTTCCCAAAATCAAGAGTCTATTGGAACAggacatgtaa
- the LOC124195090 gene encoding transmembrane protein 214-A-like produces the protein MYEEKQGQWEVVGGKASGKPKGKTISNKTNGTAGPKSTPKPIIKVDELVTPLDTKYALLDPQLRAKAKQEALGLPDKPVVKAKAKPATATASKDVVKKKPSKEPVKEKIIKSLPEALKQLNTNELSAAISTVKARFPNSRLQWLKELASYLNNHTSADADPIFSGKPRDYPSNILTPELKTLITSTIKSCDDEAFSVFFEQSLITLSSEMNRGVSVCGTKIVLQLLFLHKPNLVLSHLARANEILATNESNRPVTLSILWILSQSSFKDSSVGLQVWMEVMLPLIGAKNYGAFVAQNAEYLSTKASSMKSISNILSVPAYFKLVDQVQQIPTAIRREVANLVQSLSQPMISAHGSKMFLQYLPKLVSDPAGRSDLCRKLISCLRADDNTYENWRKVYRSNLFSSSLFLQWVTDNEQAYARESRDFQTTLSHFQTVNLSYSPSGKPPQGLKGCMQHCEYLIGSKSNKKRPTKSGSKLKYINYLMLIALVSLVYYDTRVYGEGQFVNSRLGKAAERFGVTEKALELHQVAQPYLVQAQERFVLLKDAVTRKAGEVHQRAEPYLNQAGEGLVQLRDVVYRKTEELYPGFWKEADVKYQALVLVTKEKAALGYSVAVQYAELGYSVAVQYAELGYSVALKNLELGKDVGAKYWDQFLEWSTVYRQQLSLYTGKAIEMGGDYVQRGRQMTAEFMAKEQVQHALKYSYDMYHKALHAVGLCSH, from the exons ATGTACGAAGAGAAACAGGGTCAGTGGGAAGTGGTTGGTGGAAAGGCGAGTGGTAAACCAAAGGGTAAGACCATCTCAAACAAAACTAATGGAACTGCTGGACCAAAGAGTACACCTAAACCAATCATCAAAGTAGATGAATTAG TAACTCCTTTGGACACCAAATATGCCTTATTGGACCCTCAGTTGCGTGCAAAAGCAAAGCAAGAGGCCTTGGGTCTTCCAGATAAACCTGTAGTTAAAGCAAAAGCGAAACCGGCCACTGCAACTGCTAGCAAAGATGTTGTAAAGAAGAAACCATCGAAAGAACctgtaaaggaaaaaatcatcaaatcaCTCCCTGAAGCTTTGAAACAA CTCAATACCAATGAGTTGAGCGCCGCTATTTCTACGGTCAAGGCCCGCTTCCCTAATTCTCGTTTGCAATGGCTCAAAGAACTTGCTTCCTACTTGAATAACCACACAAGTGCCGATGCAGACCCCATTTTCTCAGGAAAGCCGCGTGATTATCCTTCCAATATCCTAACTCCGGAATTGAAAACGTTAATCACATCAACAATAAAGTCGTGCGATGACGAGGCATTCAGCGTCTTCTTTGAGCAGTCTCTCATCACTTTGTCAAGTGAAATGAATAGAG GTGTATCAGTCTGTGGTACCAAAATAGTTTTGCAACTTCTGTTTCTACATAAGCCAAATTTGGTTCTGTCACATCTCGCTCGTGCTAATGAAATCCTTGCAACCAACGAAAGTAACCGACCTGTTACGCTATCAATTCTATGGATCTTGTCGCAATCGTCTTTCAAGGATAGCTCTGTAGGATTGCAAG tTTGGATGGAGGTCATGCTTCCATTGATTGGTGCGAAGAATTACGGTGCTTTTGTGGCTCAGAACGCGGAATATTTGTCGACCAAAGCTTCTAGTATGAAGTCTATATCGAATATCTTGTCTGTGCCCGCTTACTTCAAGCTGGTCGATCAAGTCCAGCAAATTCCTACAGCCATCCGCCGAGAAGTGGCTAATTTAgtccagtctctctctcaaccCATGATATCCGCTCATGGATCCAAGATGTTTCTTCAGTATCTTCCAAAGTTGGTCTCAGATCCGGCAGGTCGATCCGATTTGTGCCGCAAATTGATCAGCTGCTTGCGAGCTGATGACAACACTTACGAAAACTGGCGCAAAGTGTACCGCtccaatttgttttcctccaGTTTGTTCTTACAGTGGGTCACAGATAATGAACAGGCGTATGCTCGCGAATCTCGGGATTTCCAAACGACGCTCAGCCATTTCCAGACAGTGAACCTCTCGTACTCTCCATCTGGCAAACCACCGCAGGGTCTTAAGGGCTGCATGCAACACTGCGAATACTTGATAGGAAGCAAAAGTAACAAGAAACGCCCCACCAAATCGGGGTCAAAGCTTAAGTACATCAATTACCTGATGTTGATTGCTTTGGTCTCGTTGGTGTATTACGACACCCGGGTCTACGGGGAGGGCCAGTTCGTGAACAGCCGTCTGGGAAAAGCTGCTGAACGTTTCGGCGTCACGGAGAAAGCACTGGAACTGCACCAAGTCGCACAGCCTTATTTAGTCCAAGCCCAAGAACGTTTTGTCCTACTGAAGGATGCCGTGACCCGCAAAGCAGGAGAAGTTCATCAACGCGCGGAGCCTTATTTGAACCAAGCCGGCGAAGGACTTgtccagttgagagatgtcGTCTACCGCAAAACCGAAGAACTCTACCCTGGTTTTTGGAAGGAAGCAGATGTCAAGTATCAAGCTCTTGTCTTGGTAACCAAGGAAAAGGCGGCTCTCGGCTACTCCGTGGCAGTGCAATACGCTGAACTCGGCTACTCCGTGGCAGTCCAATACGCTGAGCTTGGCTACTCGGTGGCTCTGAAAAACTTGGAACTTGGCAAGGATGTTGGCGCCAAGTATTGGGATCAATTCCTGGAATGGAGCACCGTCTATCGCCAGCAACTATCGCTGTATACTGGAAAGGCCATCGAGATGGGTGGTGACTACGTTCAACGCGGTCGCCAAATGACAGCCGAGTTCATGGCGAAGGAACAAGTTCAGCATGCACTCAAGTACTCTTACGACATGTACCACAAAGCTCTTCACGCCGTTGGCCTATGTTCTCATTAA
- the LOC124193431 gene encoding transcriptional repressor protein YY1-like isoform X1, translating to MQKFTISMLCLVVLIGLVLVHHGAEAKKKEKGKGSGYGGDYGSGGYGGGYEGDHKPHKPHKPHHKPIFKLFKPHHKPHNKPHHQSGGYSTY from the exons ATGCAGAAG TTTACGATATCGATGCTGTGCTTAGTAGTATTGATTGGGCTAGTGCTAGTCCATCACGGGGCTGaggcgaagaaaaaagaaaaaggtaa AGGTTCGGGTTACGGTGGAGATTACGGTAGCGGAGGATATGGAGGAGGATATGAAG GTGATCATAAGCCCCACAAGCCCCATAAGCCTCACCACAAACCAATTTTCAAACTGTTCAAGCCTCACCATAAACCACATAATAAACCACATCACCAAAGTGGAGGATATAGCACTTACTGA
- the LOC124193431 gene encoding transcriptional repressor protein YY1-like isoform X2: MQKFTISMLCLVVLIGLVLVHHGAEAKKKEKGSGYGGDYGSGGYGGGYEGDHKPHKPHKPHHKPIFKLFKPHHKPHNKPHHQSGGYSTY, encoded by the exons ATGCAGAAG TTTACGATATCGATGCTGTGCTTAGTAGTATTGATTGGGCTAGTGCTAGTCCATCACGGGGCTGaggcgaagaaaaaagaaaaag GTTCGGGTTACGGTGGAGATTACGGTAGCGGAGGATATGGAGGAGGATATGAAG GTGATCATAAGCCCCACAAGCCCCATAAGCCTCACCACAAACCAATTTTCAAACTGTTCAAGCCTCACCATAAACCACATAATAAACCACATCACCAAAGTGGAGGATATAGCACTTACTGA
- the LOC124194768 gene encoding glycine-rich cell wall structural protein-like isoform X1, with protein sequence MFKVNMNSLKCFLLFALVLINGTDAGRKGGRGGGYGGGMSGGYGGSSGGGYGGSSGGGGGYGGSSGGGGYGGSSGGGVSYGGSAPRPMAYSPPVQQHAPAPRPASAPSHGGYGAGSTGSAPIHIHIHAPAPAPAMAPHRPAPAAPRRPAPAAPHRPAPMASYGGGQGGQAGYGGSSGGHAPSMAQSHQPAPAQSYQSAPAPMAQSYQSAPMASHQPLPAPMPHQSAPMSSYGGGHTAPSAPSYQSAPAPMPQQPAPMPSYGGGPSAQSYQSAPMVSHQQAPAPMPHQPAPMASYGGGGGHAAPMAHSQPSAPVESYGASSQSGGGY encoded by the exons ATGTTTAAG GTTAATATGAACTCGTTGAAATGTTTTCTGCTGTTTGCCCTGGTGCTAATCAATGGCACTGACGCtggaagaaaaggaggaagag GTGGAGGATACGGTGGTGGTATGTCAGGAGGCTACGGTGGAAGCAGTGGAG GAGGCTACGGCGGAAGCAgcggtggaggaggaggctaCGGCGGAAGCAGCGGCGGAGGAGGCTACGGCGGAAGCAGTGGAG GCGGAGTCAGCTATGGAGGTTCGGCTCCTCGTCCCATGGCTTATTCCCCTCCTGTACAACAACACGCTCCAGCTCCAAGACCGGCTTCTGCTCCTTCTCACGGAGGCTATGGGGCAGGATCGACTGGAAGTGCTCCAATTCATATTCATATTCACGCCCCTGCTCCCGCTCCTGCTATGGCACCTCACCGTCCGGCCCCTGCTGCACCCCGTCGACCGGCCCCTGCTGCACCCCATCGACCTGCTCCAATGGCCTCTTACGGCGGAGGTCAAGGAGGCCAAGCTGGATACGGAGGATCATCAGGTGGCCATGCTCCTTCAATGGCCCAGTCCCATCAACCAGCCCCAGCACAATCGTACCAATCAGCTCCAGCCCCAATGGCTCAATCCTATCAATCAGCCCCAATGGCTTCTCATCAACCACTTCCTGCCCCAATGCCCCACCAATCGGCCCCGATGTCATCTTACGGAGGTGGTCATACGGCTCCATCAGCTCCATCCTATCAATCAGCCCCTGCTCCAATGCCCCAACAACCGGCCCCAATGCCATCTTACGGTGGTGGTCCATCAGCTCAATCCTATCAATCAGCCCCAATGGTATCTCACCAGCAAGCTCCTGCTCCAATGCCCCATCAACCAGCCCCAATGGCATCTtatggtggtggcggtggtcaTGCTGCCCCAATGGCCCATTCTCAGCCATCAGCCCCAGTTGAGTCTTACGGCGCTTCTTCCCAGTCCGGAGGAGGGTATTAG
- the LOC124195091 gene encoding zinc finger and BTB domain-containing protein 22-like, with protein MSVGQAPKTTGIQVYRHCIVLKFRWLVEQMPTDHPIISEPFEYRNEKLFSVSLDGQIEQNNQQPGFLLTFTSSNHHKIGLQIKKVLLTLTCPGMTESDSTEMQPKENLEEDEIHKVFVLHTGPLPLPVTVTYYIHVNETVPNYRYEIVDLLCMAQLWLAARKRQYTDFEFLVQGKVFAAHRAILAARSPVLGNLLAHSGVNFHRIEDIDAHVFEQFLHFVYTGRLTISAADPQLLVAAERFQIDTLKKLCQNAARGSDSGNTIIDITHS; from the exons ATGTCTGTTGGACAG GCTCCTAAGACAACTGGTATTCAAGTGTATCGTCACTGTATTGTACTAAAATTTCGTTGGCTAGTAGAACAAATGCCAACGGATCATCCAATTATTTCAGAACCATTCGAATACCGCAATGAGAAACTATTTTCAGTCAGCTTGGATGGTCAAATTGAGCagaacaaccaacaaccaGGCTTTTTGCTCACCTTCACCAGCTCAAACCATCACAAGATTGGATtacaaataaagaaagttcTATTGACGTTAACTTGCCCAGGAATGACCGAATCTGACTCAACTGAAATGCAACCAAAGGAGAATCTGGAAGAGGATGAAATTCATAAAGTGTTTGTTCTACACACAGGGCCACTTCCCTTGCCTGTCACGGTGACTTACTACATTCACGTCAATGAGACTGTACCCAACTACCGGTACGAGATAGTCGACTTGCTTTGCATGGCTCAACTTTGGCTGGCTGCTCGGAAAAGACAGTATACGGATTTTGAGTTTCTAGTCCAAGGTAAAGTTTTCGCAGCTCATCGTGCGATTTTAGCTGCCCGAAGCCCCGTTCTAGGCAACTTGTTGGCCCATTCAGGAGTAAACTTTCATCGCATCGAGGACATAGATGCACACGTTTTCgaacaatttttacattttgtctACACGGGTCGCTTAACCATCTCCGCTGCTGATCCTCAACTTCTTGTAGCTGCTGAACGTTTTCAAATAGATACTCTGAAGAAACTGTGCCAAAATGCTGCGCGAGGATCGGACTCTGGCAATACCATCATCGACATAACTCATTCATAA